Proteins found in one Bacillota bacterium genomic segment:
- a CDS encoding glycoside hydrolase family 20 zincin-like fold domain-containing protein encodes MKKLTLFPMPAKVDVKGGTYKFSDCVTISISAATERIKASAELLINEFSDIGIKAEITNNNNGSIVLNNFNTVGEGYILSIDKHGIVINGGEKGILYGISTIRQLLRTEGNTLPFVNIDDKPILPVRGFLLDISRGKVCTMETLKEVARRCVLYKINQLQLYVEHSFAFSFAEEMWKNRTPITADEIREFDEYCDTLGIELVPCLATFGHLYELLEIQKYRYLREVEVEEYKKAYFLKRMAHHTLDVSNNDSFELVKKMIDEYAPLFKSDKFNICCDETMDLGLGKSKELAEKLGVGKIYVDFLNRIIDYARKYKSEIQFWGDIIVQHPELIKDIRPGCVFLNWGYGAEIKDDKTKIFADSGVRQVVCPGTNGWNKIFNNITNGFSNINISVSYALKYKAEGILNTDWGDYGHINPISTSFPGLAYGGGLAWNYTGSDIQEYDRAISIIDFGDERILPLMKKAGEAAKVSWANIVRWYYYDRGELDEFFVQKYGKGLDRLNLASGELDDNISRLKEINEALEALKDSVCDRSKEDLTETLVAIRGLVATQMWAHTMLSGKGKKDSGVAAKLDEFANDLSVEWHRRYKKTDLRFLLDIISYIANRIR; translated from the coding sequence ATGAAAAAGCTGACTCTCTTTCCGATGCCTGCAAAAGTTGATGTTAAGGGAGGTACCTATAAGTTTTCTGATTGCGTTACGATTTCAATTTCAGCGGCTACAGAACGGATAAAAGCATCAGCCGAACTTCTCATAAATGAATTTTCTGATATTGGAATTAAAGCTGAAATCACAAACAATAATAATGGATCTATCGTGCTGAATAATTTTAATACAGTAGGGGAGGGATATATCCTTTCGATAGACAAACACGGAATTGTTATTAATGGAGGAGAAAAAGGAATTCTTTACGGGATTTCGACGATTCGTCAGTTATTAAGGACGGAGGGCAATACTCTTCCTTTTGTAAATATAGACGATAAACCCATTTTACCTGTTAGGGGTTTTTTGCTGGACATATCGCGTGGAAAAGTATGCACAATGGAAACGCTTAAAGAGGTCGCAAGACGCTGTGTCCTTTATAAAATAAATCAGCTTCAGCTTTACGTTGAACATTCATTTGCTTTTTCTTTTGCAGAGGAGATGTGGAAAAACAGAACTCCTATTACGGCTGATGAGATCAGAGAGTTTGATGAATACTGTGACACTCTCGGAATTGAACTCGTTCCATGCCTTGCAACGTTCGGACACCTTTATGAACTGCTTGAAATACAAAAGTATCGGTATCTGCGCGAAGTCGAAGTAGAGGAATATAAAAAAGCTTATTTTTTAAAACGTATGGCCCACCATACCCTTGATGTTTCAAATAATGACAGCTTTGAGCTTGTTAAGAAAATGATAGATGAATATGCGCCGCTCTTTAAATCGGACAAGTTCAATATATGCTGTGACGAAACGATGGATTTAGGGCTTGGCAAGTCAAAAGAGTTAGCAGAAAAGCTTGGAGTAGGGAAAATTTATGTTGATTTTCTAAATAGAATAATTGATTATGCCAGAAAATATAAAAGTGAAATTCAATTTTGGGGAGACATAATAGTTCAGCACCCTGAGCTTATAAAAGATATCAGACCAGGCTGCGTTTTCTTAAACTGGGGTTACGGCGCTGAAATTAAAGATGATAAGACAAAAATATTTGCAGATTCCGGGGTTCGCCAAGTGGTTTGCCCAGGAACTAATGGCTGGAACAAGATATTTAACAACATTACTAATGGTTTTTCAAATATCAATATAAGTGTTTCATATGCTTTAAAATATAAGGCAGAAGGGATTCTAAATACTGATTGGGGAGACTACGGTCATATTAATCCGATTTCAACGTCATTTCCTGGTTTGGCATACGGCGGCGGTTTGGCGTGGAATTATACTGGTTCTGACATTCAGGAATACGACCGTGCTATTTCAATTATTGATTTTGGGGACGAAAGAATACTGCCGCTTATGAAAAAAGCTGGTGAAGCTGCGAAAGTTTCATGGGCAAACATAGTAAGATGGTATTATTATGATCGTGGAGAGCTTGATGAATTCTTTGTTCAAAAATACGGAAAAGGATTGGACAGGCTTAATCTTGCTTCTGGTGAACTTGATGACAATATTAGCAGATTAAAAGAAATCAACGAAGCTCTTGAGGCATTGAAAGACAGCGTTTGTGATCGGTCGAAGGAGGATTTAACAGAAACTTTGGTTGCAATCCGAGGCCTTGTTGCAACACAGATGTGGGCACATACTATGCTTTCGGGTAAAGGCAAAAAAGATAGTGGGGTTGCGGCTAAACTTGATGAATTTGCAAATGATTTGTCTGTTGAATGGCACAGACGTTATAAAAAAACCGATCTTAGGTTTTTGCTTGATATAATTTCATATATAGCAAACCGGATAAGGTAG